The Lytechinus pictus isolate F3 Inbred chromosome 8, Lp3.0, whole genome shotgun sequence nucleotide sequence tatatccgcctgtgagaAACGATTTCGGTGactaaactatggtttcaagggtcaaattataattataattataagttACAATAACAGTCAGTGAtttagtatgtccaaaattccacgatggcttccaaaaatggagtaaaaaaatgtctgatgttacttataaacggacatagtttgttcaatatctgtctggggaatatgagtttggtgtctaaatcatggtttaaagggtcaagtaacacactagggtaagttacaagatcAGCCAGTATGtttaaaaatccaagattgcttttaaaaaaatggggtgcaaattgactgttgttacaTAAAATATACGTAGTTTATTAGAAATGCGTcctggaggtatgattttgctgtctacactagagtttaaagggtcaagtaatacattcGGTTAAGttaaaaggacagtcaggtgtcaggtattTCCAAAAgtcgaaaatgaatttaaaaatgggggtaTTAAATTACTGTTCTTACATATAAGTGGATATAGAATATTACAAATACACCTTGGGGAtaatattttggtgtctacaccaGGGTTTAAAGAGTCAaaaaatactttgggactggttaccatgatcTGAAGAATATGCATTTTGCCTTTAAATCGAAGGTGGCTTAAAAAAATGGGTTCTGAAGAGAATGCTGTTACTTAAAACGGACATAGTTCATACAATATCCTTCTGTGAGAAATATTCTTGGTGCCTACATTTAAATGCAAATGGATAAGTTATcgtttcatgagttggtaacaacacccattttgatgaaatgttagAATCtgccatggatttttttttttgacaaaatggaaTACTAACCATTCTTGctacttgtccgaatgtattatttgacccttcataccaaaATTTAGACACAAACATTATTCTTACAGATagatattgtagaactctgaccattattgcgtgatatgagtcgttttagatgccttttgaaaaccctcttggatttttatggcaaactggacaactgcatatatgtaaccagtccaaacgtattatttttttactatgaaaccatagtgtggacaccgaaatcatatcttggtggattttaaatgaactatgtccattttttaaccctaaatacccccccccccccttatgatctcagccgtcgatcgcgcgatcacgacgaaaattggcacgcgcattacccatggcattatctacaaaactataatttatcaaattctgcgaaaaatctcattgctcattaattatgctaatttatgcgtaaaatcataagtttgctctaattaataaaataatgcccctagaatgataatttttgtttatttttcaaaaatgtcaacatcatatttattttcttacgtattctattgttttctaaatttcttatgcatttccttgtttttcgactttttttcccccttgtttttacaatggaaattgtcggggactatattttgatcacaaacaagataaaattaatagattttaagcagtaaaaggaaaaataatgatacattttatgaattttggctataaacactatttgcattggatttgtacacaaattcacgtttttgagtaattttgggttTACATGCTCTTAccaaatgttgcgtaatttcggaaccgcgtaaccaggggtcgcaattttggtctcaaaagttgtgcgagacttgaaagtaaaaattcagCGAGCGaggcggtcaaaaaatttcgagCGGCGGATTTATCACGACAATcgtcgggggaggggggctgaatcaaccccccccccccagtcttcttagggttaaagGAGCAGCAGTCATCTTAGTCTCCGATTTTTTGGAAGCCACCTTGGATTTTCGACACAATGAACCACTGACTTATTGTAACTAATTTTTTGACTTTTAAACCTATGGTGTAGACATAAAAATCCTATGTTCTTGACGGATGttacatgaactatgtccatttgtaaataCCAGCGGCTAATTTATACTATCTTTTTAGCCGCTGTGGACTTTTGAACATACTTGACCACCCATCGTCCTTGGAActtatcccaatgtattattttgacccatttaaccatggtataggcacaaaaattgcattcccggatattgaacaaactatgttgttgttttttctttaaataacaatagcatttttaaatttcatttttggaagccatcttgatTTTTAagcatactggaccactgactgtccttgtaacttgtcccaatgtattattcaaCCATTGGAACCATGGTCTAGAAACCAAAATCTCAGGTGGATATGATATGAGCTATTTCCATTTTAAATATTAACAGtgattttaaactccatttttggaagccatcttggatttttggacacaccagaccactggccgtccttgttacttgtcccgatgtactacttcaccattaaaaccattgaacaaaaaccaaattaaagccactaaAGTAAGTAATAgttgaattttgtatttttttgcttacggcagccattttgggcgccatcttagATTTTCCTGGTACactggagtgctaatattcattCTACCTTCCATCAATAAATTCGTTTACCCactggaccatggaatatgaatgtaaataggattctagggtggataatgagtgagttatatccattttcagtgaatggcggccatcttggacgctaTCTTAGAAATAACTACTTTCCCAtgtgcggattttggtagatttttagtatgttattcccaAGGTCAAATACTACCCGAAACAGTTgcaaatcatttgttgcaatttgttccgggtcaaactatatattgacccgtctatttGCTTACGGCATATGTGCCGTGGCCGAGGATCAACCCAGGACTTTCCATGTACAGTCAGGTGCTAATGCCACGGCATTGGTCTCTTTAAcactaactaggccgggctttttgggctcttctgtggccgggggggggggggtgattcaaccccccccccctgagatctcagccgctgatcgcgcgagcgccgcaaaaatttgcacgatggtagtgtgcgatgtaatctacaaggctatATGGTAAaatttccccccaaaaatgagattttattttatatgaattaattatgctaatttatgcataagtcatactttttgctctaattcactaaataaagctcctagaatgctaattttttgtaaaaatattctttgtagcattcttaacaatcacAATTTAAAAATCTTTGGTTTGGAAaacattttcttatgtattttattgttttatgaatttcttatgtatttctatgttttgaaaccttttgtttttctttgtttttttcgccagatttattgcacaaactttttgaagcataattgtgctgaaatcaattgatttgaattaatgaataagatgagaaaactcaatttgcattgattttgtacacaaaatcacgttttggaacaatttttggtctgacatgcacttacgaaatgttgcgtaatttcgggcgtcgtaaatttgatCTCAAAGGATGCGCGAGACTcaataaactctgcgagtggcgcggtccaaaaatttcgcgcggcggaatgatcgcagaaaatgttgaggggggttGATTCGACCCCCCCCCGGCCTGTTTAGGGTTAAACGATTGACGATATGGCTGTCtctccgcttgagtgagcaactcttacttttgaaaattttgcgaaacatgatttgaacagatcttggaaatatttatatataaaaaggaaaagttaaccATGAAGAGACTGTGGAATTTAGCTGAgaagattgatttgaagatatccaCATCCTATCCAACCTGTTTCCTTGGTCAAAACTCTCCCTCGAGCACAATTGCCCCCTCCCCTATACACTTggataatattgatgatatatCTTTTAGTGTAGCAATGATTCACATGAAATAATAGGCTTATGTTTTCGTCGATTTCCTTTGTAATAGCtgggttgtttttttttttttgagaaatcGTATGGAATGAGTGAATGTGAATTGTTAATCCCCTTGAAATGACAAACTTAataacagtgaaaaaaaaagactggagAGGAGATGtctggaataaaattttgtttacattgatttGCTGCCTTTAATGTCCTCAGTTCAACTGCTAAAAAACAACCTAAAGGTTATCTCTACCTCGGCTAAAAATGTTCATTCGGGAAAATATtctgcaaaaataaaaacagtttAAATTAGTTATTTGAGCGAATACAAAAACATCGCAAAAGGCGAATTCATTGAGCACAACaaagttttatatatatatacacacacacacacacccttacacagtgcgtataaaaaaagtttacactttgaaaaagccctgggaaatAAAAGATATACATCATGCGGTaaatttttcacatataatcttgggtttgggtctcatctatccaatgaaagtaaaagttttgaccgAATGttcacttgagtgagcactgtgtatttttgtaaagctcgcagaaatctgtttgcgcagaaatgctcattttcacgctgtgtgtaggggaaagggcgaagtcAATCTTAACCtgcaaaacatttctcatacattttccttgcacttttagtcaattgaaataaaacggatacatgtTCAAGCatattgtaacaattttgccacccaaattgaaatgttAACCCTTAGTAAGCACAGCCTTTACCtcttttgtgccagctggatcttaggacataactgaatctgaacaaaagtttatatcagacatctccagcatttttcactaagttttaataatttaaaatgggtttacatttcatttttcgatcctaagccatttcatgtcaATCACAGCTcattgtaaagcaaatatcgtcacgatggcctcggtgtgtggcggagtggggtggggcgcaatgctcTCTTCGAAATGTTTTTGGCAAGGAAATAAAGGTTTTAAACATGTAAAAGATGTCTTCAAACCAATTTTACTAGATAGATtacacgtgttcttcatgagtaaggtctacttttattcgcataactatttcaaaattctgcgcaaatcattatTCACTACCTTATCAAAAGTAAGTGcatggtgctcactcaagcggaaatatttttcgacagatATATCGTCGTtagcttaaatggatctgtaccattttaaaatgtggaaaaatcttcaggatattacagatgtataattttacaggattttgtCTAAGTGTaagctttcttttttattttttttttatacacactgTATATGGAAATATTCAGGGCGGTTGTGAAATATTCAGCCCACCTACCCGATGTATATTCCCCCTCTCCTGTGTAAAGGACTGCCTCTAAACTGGAGTGCCGTGTTGCAACAGCGCAATGAGGTATTGTGTAAGTCACCAGTGACCTCAGCACTAAGTCACTAGGAGCTAAGGTCTGTACACTGAAGCAGACTGACATCTCCTCTTTGGTATCACCAAGATTAGGAGTATCGGTCAGGACTCGCAGAGAGATATCCTGTGGCTCTTTGCTGTCAATTGCACCAGGAGGTATCTCAAGTGAAATCCCAAAGGATTCTAGCTGAAGTTTGCCCCCATCAGCTCCAACTCTCTTGCAGCATTCCTTCTTGATGGTTTCGACATCTCCTTCATCGGGTActgaaaattatcaaaaatatttctaTTGCACTACTTTATTGCAAAACTTTAACTTCAAAATTGTAGTAAATTATTGTCGCTCAACACTGCCATGACGGGGGACATTCTGGAATATCCATTGTAAATGATAAGAGGAATATCGTAtttgaacaataattttttctaaCTTTGGCAATTTTTCAAACATCTATTTCCCCATTGGGtcaatgtgtgttttttttaaatcaaattataaaaaaaggtcTAGTTGAGTAACATGCTAGCATTACAAGGAAAAAATCCACAGTTATCTTTTGTCTTCCCTCTTTATCTTTCGTGCTGTAAACATTACACATTTAAGTACGTCCAGAAATCCTCAATGACATGCAAACtagtacacatgtttcaatacCAAATAAATCCTTGTTGTGTACTACAAGACAATTTTTCCTAATTATTCTACTCCTATGAAACCTGATTCACGGGGCAGGCTTCCTTGGTTGACGTCaaattcctcttctttttcttgccATGAGGTTTCTTCTTCTCCACCTTCAGGGTTCTTTGAGCCTGTATCTTCATGAAATTCAACCTTTTCCTCAGCAAGTTcatctgtatataaaaaaaaggttagtaATAAAAGGAACACCTCTTTCCTTACAACTAGttacatattatttttaaatttcggTGATATATTATAAATCATTATATCTACATGTCTTTCAACAATGAATTGTCTATTCAAACAATGGAAGATGTTAACGaaacatcggcatcatggtacTTATGAGGAAATGTCAGAAAGTGCACGGGAGTTTAGCctatctcattaaatatgcgtCATTTGCATGAGTAAATTTTCCCCAAAATGTCCATGTCTGCAGAAGTAAATTCCTATTAACCCCATTATGCCTATTgtaatatttgtaatattttggagcgtcgtggcccagtggattagtctccggactttgtaacagagggtcgtgggttcaaatcccagccatggcgtagtttccttcagcaaggaattcatccacagtgtgctccACTCGACCCAAGTGAGGTAAATCGGTACGGCatgaagtaattcctcaaaaagctgtgtgcaccagaataggtagcctagcttaacCGGGTTAATGATAacagcagggcccgctgggagaacaggtttcgaaactgaagtggctaccctgggtaaatacaccgttattactattattatgattactaacttttttctttacataatATAAAGCCTTGTAAATATAAATGATTTCCATGAaggtaaatttgaataaatcacTATTTATCtggtgatcatgatgaagaACAATCAATATCAACCCACCTATGGCAGATGTCTTGAGTGATTGAGAGGAGGCTTTGTCCAACTTGGAAGGTATCCCTGCACCCTCCTGAGATTCTTCAGATGATTCCTGACTCTCCTGTTTTTCAGTCACTTTGACATTAGGATACAACTCCGAAAGCTTGTTCCTGTCAGATTCGGAAAGTGGGTTTTCTGAACAAACGAACCTGATTTCCCGCAGTGTACCAAGTTCCTTCGGGCGTTGCAGGGACTTACTTTCAGACGGACCGAAATCAGTCTTGCAACTGACAAGGGTAAGAACAGTAACATCTTTAAGGTCACTAGTTGTAAGATCAATTAAGTCAGTTATGGGTACAGCCGCCGTTGCACCTTCAATTCGCAACCCACAATCTGAAGATGTTCGGGACCATTCAACACTCTTCAATACTACGTTTCCTAGCTGTACACTTTTTACTTTGACAAACTTCAAACCAGGATGCACGTCATATAGCAAGTCTTTTATCAATTGAAGTGCATAGTGCTCTTCAGACCAACGAAGTTCAAGATGGATATCAGTCAGATAAGGTAATTTACATGCTTTGATGGTTGTGCTTGACTTGCCCCATTGGAAAGCTTTAGTGCTTTTGATGAAGAGTGATTCTATGTTTTGACAGGCAGAAGAAAGGGAGAGGAAGATGGTCTCGAGAGTGACGAAGTCTCTTGAGTGTCCGTTccacaattttaattttaccTGTCTCCAGGAAGACAGTGGGGGGTCGGAATGGTATTTTCGAGCGTGTATAAAATCATTACTGTCACAAGATAGCTCAAGACTCTTTGCATTTGGAAAGCAATCACTGAGAGTCGATATGATTGGTGCATTCGAATATGTGGACGTGATGTCGCTAATGCAAACGGTGAGGACTGATCTCATTGGAATGATCTCATGTGCAGGAATATACCGACCAAACATAAGCATTTCAAAGTCAATGATGATATGTTGCACTGCTTGGCACAATGGAACCAGTGCAGAGATAACTTCTTGGAAATTAAGTAGTAATACGTCTTCAAATTTTAAACAAGTTTCACCGCCACCGATAGTCCAAGACACAGACACAGGTACTTCCTTTCCATATCTTATAAAAGAGATCTCGGCTGAAAAGAAATTCACAACATAGTATTTATCAGGAACATTCATTTGAGCTAGGATTTAATGAAGaagtaataaattaataattacaCTAATATAATGCGTTAGTTTATGGTATTGATATCAACCCACAGACGGGTAGACAGGGTACTATTTAGAATACACTGAAACATGTTACTAAGATAATATGTAACAACCCTGCGACACAATTAGATTTAATTTCCATTCCAGCCGTGTGTTTTATTAAGCCGTTCGCTTAAATCATGTAACTCTTTACGCAGGACTGGACCATGTTCTTGTGGGGCTAAATCATCTACAAAGGGATACATCATTTATCAAACGACCCCTAATTCATTTCTCTTGAAAGAATCTCTTATTCTATCTTTGCTATATTTAAGACCCGCATGGTCAAAATACACAGTCACTCTAGAATGTTCAACTAAAATAGTGgaatggtatattcatttgcATTTTCCTCCGGGTTTCAGTTCAATACACggctaaaataataattcatgggataattttcattttttaggcTTATGTATATTTTAACCACATGACCTTCTATGATGATCATACATAcatttaagaaaagaaaatgcattAATAGGACAactctttttttataatcttgTTCCCCTCCACATGGATTTTATTGGCAATCAATAATCAAGAGATACAGAGTACAACCGTGCATGTTGCAACAGCGCAATAATGTATTGTGTAAGTCACCGGTAACCTAAAGACTAAGTCACCAGGAGCTAAGCACTGTACACCAAATCAGACTGACATGGTGTCACTAAGTTAAGGAGTATCCGTCAGGACACGAAGAGTACAGAGGACAACTCTCGATTTACACAATGAAGTTAGACGTACATCAGTGGTACATGGTTGGGCTGTATAACATGTTGCATGATTTTCTCTTACTTTGAATCCAATCTAATATTAATCCACTTACCAGTATTTTCTTCAAGCTTTGGTCCGGAAAATCGATACCGATGACACCTAAGCCTACCAATTAAATGCAGTGTCCGTGTGCCGAGAAAGGTGCTGTTTAACGCTCTTGGCTGTATATAGTGTATAtagaaattaattcaaatcactAGAAAAAGAAATTCTTACTATCGAAACTATTACTGGCACAAACGTATGGCCCAAAAGGAatccccaaaaaagaaaaaaaaaatacactctCTATGTTTCTAATACCAGCGATATCAAGTAGATATACAAAGCTAGCAGCAACAGACAACAAGCCCATCTACCGCGTTATTTGACTTAGATTTGTTTAACCTGATAATAGCTTTAGATTTTACATCGGTAACCACCTAATTTTCTAAACTTTTCTACCATTGGACTTTGCCTGACATACTGCTATGATCATTATGCTGCACTTTAAATTCTGAGCGCCAAGCACAAATGGTGAAGGTATCATTCTTTTCGGTTTCATTCAGTTGAAGATTAACCCACTTGATTAATCCACTCGTGTTCTTGCGTCGTCGGTAAGGTGAGCACTCTAGCATTGTGCCCTCATGCCCATAGTGACCGGGTCAAGCGAAGCACTACTTTATATTTCCCCATTGACTCGTtagttaaaaatgaaatgtgaaaaatcaCCAAAAATAACCGTTTATTATGACACCATCTAACCTTTATCATTTTGTAGCTCACCTACCCTGCTCACCTAATATCCTTCAAATGCTAAGAATATTACATGGTGTGTTTATGCATATTTTCGCGCTTCGTGGGCTGAAACCCGGACTACATGCAACGCTGGTTGCAGTCACAGTGTTCATTTGGTTTCTTTGGCCACTAATAAAATTCGCATAAAATCTACCAGGGACAAATTACTGGTCCGAACTGATCCAGTAGTGACATTTTTTATGCACGTATAAAACAAATGTTCAGATATGCATCGTTGattttgtataaatatttttctaaCCATTATGACAACTTTGGTACAGGTCTAGGAGAAACATCTATATTGTAATGATTGGTTCATGTGaatgaaactacatgtataatttctttagGAACTAATACTTAAACTTCTTTTGAGAAAATGAATtaaggttttattttttaaaaagcagATATTTTGTACTCCGAATGTGTTAATGCGTTTtcatggtttgaataaaaggaaatgtaatcaagtatcactaataTCAAACGTACAAACTTGAATTTTATCGATGACTCGCCTCGCAGCTTTACTTCTGTCAGCTCTTTTAcctgaaaattaaattaaaaatacatgaataaatacatatacaAAAACTGTGACAATATAGACAACAGATAATATTCTAGCCATAATTCAGTTTTCGTATCAGTTTAAATCATGAAGATACCGGGCAGTGTTTTTTTCCCTTCCATTTACAATAAGGGCTAACTCGGCTTTAGAGGCTCGAATTAGGCTAAAAATCTTGAACTTTTGAAAAATCGTTCAAGGTGAGACtggaaccattttttttttaaaaccatgcAGAAGTATTTACCGATGCATGGCTGGCATGCCTCGGTAATTACTTATGCATGGCCACGATTCTGTCAGGATACATTTACGTTCTTTATTGTtcctgtatttttatttatatgttatGACTATTTATCTAGTGTGTGTATTTGGGCTTCCTGTCGATGGTAAGATAAGATTTTATCACGCTCTTTCAAACCCCGATGGTGAGTATGAAAGCCTCAACATGAACACATTTACAATAATGAATATGCGTATAAAAATgtacatatttacaatgatgaatatacattttctaaaataaaagaacataatgcaaaatgataaaacaacaacagcaaaaCCTATTATAAAGTAATATATTGTTCTGTTTAACACAATTACATTGTAAAACACACTTATTAAAAAGCCAtttatcaacatttgttttTTGTCATATGACACCTTTTATTCAAACTAAACAACCTACTTAATTAGTAAGCACAGGGtcttataaaatattatttgggtATGTACAGTACACCTGTCTTTCTTTACTAAAGAAAGAGCACTCAAATAAGTAATGAAACTTGCCTCCAACTTCCTTCAGAGAGCATAATGTACATAAATCATCATTCACTGATTCTCGAGAAAAAACGATTGTTACTGACGGGCAACCTAAGAAAACTACATCGAAATTTACACAATGTAGTTGCATCAGAGTCACTTAAAATTAGGAAATATGTCTCAAAACCCTATTCTCTTTTCATCTTATAATTTGAACAACTACAATTTGACCATATTGCTGCATGCCAAACTTGTTCGGACATATCCTTCAAACGCAACTTCAAGGCTCTTAGAAACCGATCAGTCCCAATCCCTTCCCTTATATTACCAAAACCTGCTTTCTGTAGTACATCTTCAATATTAATGCAACTCATCCATTTTGACGTGAACTACATAGTTGGATCTTGGTGCATATTAAAAACCAagctaaaaacaagaaatagtaCTTGTCCTCCACACCCGTCAtaattctgaaccaaaaatCCAACCATTCTACAATTAATATGACTTAATGAAGTGGAGCGCCCATTTTCTCCATTATGCCATGTGAATTTTAATATTTACCCGTAAAATTGTTCTCACAAATTTTCTGTTAAAATTTTCAGTCTAAGCAATATCTTCATAGCCCCATACTTCACACCCATAATTATGTCATTATTGGTAAAATCATTCTATCAAATAATTCACACTGTGTATCAATGGACAGTTGGAATCTTTTTGCTTTTGCTAAAATTGTTCAAAGTTTTCATTGTCTgggatacctttttttttctctctaaatcTGAAAGTACCATTATACTCTAATCTAACTCTTAAACAGATAAAATCATCCAAAATCTCCAAACACCACCACTCAAGTTGAAAATTGGTCTCTAACGATCTTAAACTTGCTAGTATGTACCGTTAATTGCCACTTATGGCAATAATCATTAACTGCATTCAAAGCAGGCTGGAGCTGGTCGGGACTTTCAGCTAATAAATGGCAACAAACAATGACGGAGATAGATTTCTCCTTGTCTTACGCCAGTGTTGCAAGTTAAATACTCATATCCAATAACATTTACACTTGACTTTGCGTGCTGGTATATGTTCTCaatcacatttaaaatgttACCACTTTCTCCGTTCTTCAAcagtttttgccataatatgtACCTGTCTATAAAATCAAAGGGCTTTTCATAATCAATAAACAAGATAAATACGTGTGTTCTgctacaaataaatatataatatgcaCTCCATTACGAATACATGGTCAGTTGTGGAGTAGCTTGCACGAATACCTGCTTACTCCTTCCCAATCTaacaatttgaattaaaaattcaGTTAAACTTAGATTTAATATAGAAGTAAATAATGTTCCCAAACAACTTAATAAAGTAATACCCCTTTAGTTATCTGGACCAGCAACAAGCTttgccattttttaaatttctttatcaCAGACACAACTTCATCTTCAGAGAATGGATCATCTAAACAATAAATGCTTACCATCAAAAGCAAGGTCAATCTTTATATCATTGTGTGAGGTCACAGATAATTGATCATGATCAATGTTCCTATTGCCATATAATCTCTTTTTCGTGTCAATAAGTATTATTTGCTGGCTTCACAGAGATCATCCTCGGCTGACGAAAGAGAACCTTTGCTCTTATGTTTTACCTAttcttattaaaatatttttctctagcTTCATTGACTATATAACACATTCTTAAATTGccacaatgataatgatgatcattcTTTTCTTGTAAGTCAGTTGGCATTTGTCCATTCTGTCACCAAGTTCCATATTTGGTGCTCGTTTATTCAGATATGACTGAGCCCGAAATC carries:
- the LOC129266952 gene encoding uncharacterized protein LOC129266952, producing the protein MADDRTEDPTLLTKLEGVTMFDKPSSEVIGPSKVKELTEVKLRGESSIKFKFPRALNSTFLGTRTLHLIGRLRCHRYRFSGPKLEENTAEISFIRYGKEVPVSVSWTIGGGETCLKFEDVLLLNFQEVISALVPLCQAVQHIIIDFEMLMFGRYIPAHEIIPMRSVLTVCISDITSTYSNAPIISTLSDCFPNAKSLELSCDSNDFIHARKYHSDPPLSSWRQVKLKLWNGHSRDFVTLETIFLSLSSACQNIESLFIKSTKAFQWGKSSTTIKACKLPYLTDIHLELRWSEEHYALQLIKDLLYDVHPGLKFVKVKSVQLGNVVLKSVEWSRTSSDCGLRIEGATAAVPITDLIDLTTSDLKDVTVLTLVSCKTDFGPSESKSLQRPKELGTLREIRFVCSENPLSESDRNKLSELYPNVKVTEKQESQESSEESQEGAGIPSKLDKASSQSLKTSAIDELAEEKVEFHEDTGSKNPEGGEEETSWQEKEEEFDVNQGSLPRESVPDEGDVETIKKECCKRVGADGGKLQLESFGISLEIPPGAIDSKEPQDISLRVLTDTPNLGDTKEEMSVCFSVQTLAPSDLVLRSLVTYTIPHCAVATRHSSLEAVLYTGEGEYTSDAEVKERILLTRSGIPNCIIEKDVLRLQMDHFSWFSLGFINSLFFRGKQMCCLPFAEKALPVERVPVILRVHLFDDIRGNEEMIMRKENRVGFDVIHPATELPINVTEEDVTMTCFIKDDRVGDAIVEYNDLWRGADRMRSFRLDLTNQPDRALVDLKVGQKGQRQEELICILRFTSLSRSPRPHDLGQLEGATGQTPHQQIEKSLETTGRVVTNGEITKLSRLLPDGEYSEFCEELGFDYNYTQKIKTKHLQDSTAAFKEVLQEWKNRGGLMVNLDTALKNSDLGGLICEYKK